One Salmo trutta chromosome 12, fSalTru1.1, whole genome shotgun sequence genomic region harbors:
- the LOC115202972 gene encoding RING finger protein 166 isoform X2: MMAMFRSFVSATHQLRQHQQNGAAATGESLESQFSCPICLEVYHKPVTIGRCAHTFCGECLQPCLQVTSPLCPLCRMPFDPKKVDKSSSVEKQLSNYKAPCRGCSKKVSLVKMRSHISSCAKVQEQMANCPKFVPVVPTSQPIPSNVPNRSTFSCPFCGARNLDQQELVKHCMENHRNDPNKVVCPVCSAMPWGDPSYKSSNFLQHLLHRHKFSYDTFVDYSIDEEAALQAALALSMAEN, translated from the exons ATGATGGCGATGTTTCGCAGTTTTGTGTCGGCTACTCATCAGCTCAGGCAGCACCAACAAAACGGGGCAGCTGCCACTGGCGAGAGCCTCGAGAGCCAGTTCTCCTGCCCAATTTGCCTGGAGGTGTATCATAAACCTGTCACCATTGGAAGATGTGCCCACAC gttctGTGGGGAGTGTCTGCAGCCTTGTCTCCAGGTCACCTCTCCCCTCTGCCCTCTGTGCCGCATGCCTTTTGACCCAAAGAAGGTGGACAAGTCCTCCAGTGTGGAGAAACAGCTGTCCAACTACAAGGCCCCCTGTCGGGGCTGCAGTAAGAAG GTGTCTCTGGTCAAAATGAGGTCACACATCTCCTCTTGCGCAAAGGTCCAGGAACAGATGGCCAACTGCCCAAAGTTTGTGCCTGTGGTCCCCACTTCACAGCCCATTCCCag caatgttccaaaccGCTCCACCTTTTCATGCCCATTCTGTGGAGCCCGCAATCTGGACCAACAGGAGCTGGTCAAACACTGTATGGAGAACCACCGCAACGATCCCAACAAAGTG GTGTGTCCTGTATGTTCAGCCATGCCCTGGGGGGACCCCAGCTACAAGAGCTCCAACTTCCTCCAGCACCTGCTCCACCGGCACAAGTTCTCCTACGACACGTTTGTG GACTACAGTATCGATGAAGAGGCGGCACTACAGGCAGCCCTGGCTCTCTCCATGGCAGAGAACTGA
- the LOC115202696 gene encoding zinc finger protein SNAI2 has translation MPRSFLVKKHLTNKKPNYGILDSKADDLYNSLVQPEVACYIPSTPQPLEGWLPGPSLIPTPASMHFPQVDRLPSRDTSLSLHSSTQEITYPLSVSHNSPLRDSHSGLEPLGTMEPQTFLLSQDFRHLEERGSMPNPLLGLVRSSVSQECFECFDCHKAYFTFSGLAKHRQLHCEWQCHKYFSCKYCDKEYVSLGALKMHIRTHTLPCVCKLCGKAFSRPWLLQGHIRTHTGEKPFSCPHCSRAFADRSNLRAHLQTHSDIKKYQCKSCSKTFSRISLLSKHEESGCCPLS, from the exons ATGCCAAGGTCGTTTCTGGTGAAGAAACATCTCACTAATAAGAAGCCAAACTATGGAATTCTGGATTCAAAAGCAGACG ATCTCTACAACAGCCTGGTCCAGCCTGAGGTAGCCTGTTACATCCCCAGCACTCCTCAGCCCCTGGAGGGTTGGCTGCCAGGGCCAAGTCTCATCCCCACACCAGCCTCCATGCACTTTCCACAGGTAGACAGGCTGCCTTCAAGGGACACCAGCTTGTCCCTGCATAGTTCAACACAGGAAATCACCTACCCCCTGTCAGTGTCTCACAACAGTCCGCTAAGAGACTCACACTCCGGACTTGAGCCCCTGGGAACCATGGAACCCCAGACCTTCCTGCTCTCACAGGACTTCAGACACCTGGAGGAGAGGGGCAGCATGCCTAATCCCCTCCTGGGCCTTGTTCGCTCTAGTGTTAGTCAGGAGTGCTTTGAATGCTTCGACTGCCACAAAGCCTACTTCACCTTCTCTGGGCTGGCCAAGCACAGGCAGTTGCACTGTGAGTGGCAGTGTCACAAGTACTTCAGCTGCAAGTACTGTGACAAGGAGTATGTGAGCCTGGGAGCTCTGAAGATGCACATccgaacacacacactgccctgcGTCTGCAAGCTCTGTGGGAAGGCCTTCTCCAGGCCTTGGCTGCTCCAGGGACACATTCGCACACATACAG GTGAGAAGCCCTTCTCCTGCCCACACTGCAGCCGGGCGTTTGCTGACCGCTCCAACCTCCGAGCACACCTACAGACACACTCTGACATCAAGAAATACCAGTGCAAGAGCTGCTCCAAAACCTTCTCCAGGATATCTCTGCTCTCCAAACATGAAGAGTCTGGCTGCTGCCCACTGTCCTGA
- the LOC115202972 gene encoding RING finger protein 166 isoform X1: MMAMFRSFVSATHQLRQHQQNGAAATGESLESQFSCPICLEVYHKPVTIGRCAHTFCGECLQPCLQVTSPLCPLCRMPFDPKKVDKSSSVEKQLSNYKAPCRGCSKKVSLVKMRSHISSCAKVQEQMANCPKFVPVVPTSQPIPSNVPNRSTFSCPFCGARNLDQQELVKHCMENHRNDPNKVVCPVCSAMPWGDPSYKSSNFLQHLLHRHKFSYDTFVDYSIDEESSLQAAMALSCQIKC, from the exons ATGATGGCGATGTTTCGCAGTTTTGTGTCGGCTACTCATCAGCTCAGGCAGCACCAACAAAACGGGGCAGCTGCCACTGGCGAGAGCCTCGAGAGCCAGTTCTCCTGCCCAATTTGCCTGGAGGTGTATCATAAACCTGTCACCATTGGAAGATGTGCCCACAC gttctGTGGGGAGTGTCTGCAGCCTTGTCTCCAGGTCACCTCTCCCCTCTGCCCTCTGTGCCGCATGCCTTTTGACCCAAAGAAGGTGGACAAGTCCTCCAGTGTGGAGAAACAGCTGTCCAACTACAAGGCCCCCTGTCGGGGCTGCAGTAAGAAG GTGTCTCTGGTCAAAATGAGGTCACACATCTCCTCTTGCGCAAAGGTCCAGGAACAGATGGCCAACTGCCCAAAGTTTGTGCCTGTGGTCCCCACTTCACAGCCCATTCCCag caatgttccaaaccGCTCCACCTTTTCATGCCCATTCTGTGGAGCCCGCAATCTGGACCAACAGGAGCTGGTCAAACACTGTATGGAGAACCACCGCAACGATCCCAACAAAGTG GTGTGTCCTGTATGTTCAGCCATGCCCTGGGGGGACCCCAGCTACAAGAGCTCCAACTTCCTCCAGCACCTGCTCCACCGGCACAAGTTCTCCTACGACACGTTTGTG GACTACAGCATTGACGAGGAGTCATCACTGCAGGCAGCCATGGCCCTGtcctgtcaaatcaaatgttaa
- the LOC115202968 gene encoding B-cadherin — protein MGAFWFVELGLLTLFLQAFKPGSSEESKCIPGFNSEMYIFKVERNHLQSGRRLGKVVFDDCTSRTSFLFHSEDSRFKVDGDGTLKLKRGVTLHNGHKEFYVSTQSMGKKITVPVRVLHEARHYHHHHEMTTQPQPGSSLSLPVLSFPKSSGGLKRRKRDWVIPPVNFPENERGPFPQNMVQIRSSNDKEVKILYSITGNGADQPPVGLFTVDKNSGILYVTQPLDREKKDKYILLAHAVAVGAGKAEAPMEIIVKVIDQNDNKPVFTQNPFMGTVPEAAKPGDEFMQVTATDADEEGSANSDVRYTILSQEPPLPSPNMFVINSVTGGIRVNAPGLDREKILKYTLEIQAADMEGNGLTSFGKAIITVTDSNDNAPQFVTPSYTVSVPENKVDALVVKMPVTDGDEPHSSAWATTFKIVDGDPEGLFNVSTGPSKLEGIITTEKPLDFEKNNKYTLLVTVANEVPFAFPLPTSTATVIVNVEDVNEAPVFNPVAKIIRKPEDLPVDSDLVLYTATDPDTARNQKVTYKIKNDVAGWLSINKDTGLIKVKTDMDRESTFVQDNKYSVVVLGTDNDEIPATGTGTLIIELEDVNDNPPTIDERMIKVCNKESSPQLLSITDKDGAGFAAPYTVQLQGSSLSNWTARMNDSKTGIILTLKTMLDSGDYTVVLRVSDNQGLHQESTILASVCDCKGADVQCADKAVAGFGLSSILGILGAILLLLLLSLLLLMFLRKRGGEKKEPLLQEDDVRDNIYYYDEEGGGEDDQDFDLSVLHRGLDNRPDVFRNDIAPTMARPEYRPRPANPADIGNFIDDNLKAADNDPTAPPYDSLLVFDYEGGGSEAGSLSSLNSSSSGDDQDYDLLQQWGPRFKKLSDMYGGGED, from the exons TGGTTTTTGATGACTGCACCAGCCGCACCAGCTTTCTCTTTCACTCCGAGGATTCACGCTTCAAAGTAGATGGTGACGGGACGCTGAAACTGAAGAGGGGGGTGACTCTGCATAATGGACATAAGGAGTTCTATGTCTCTACCCAGTCCATGGGCAAGAAGATCACTGTTCCAGTCAGAGTGTTGCATGAGGCCagacactaccaccatcaccatgaGATGACCACCCAGCCCCAG CCTGGATCAAGTCTGTCTCTACCTGTTCTGAGCTTCCCCAAGTCTTCAGGAGGTCTGAAAAGAAGGAAGAGGGACTGGGTCATTCCTCCCGTCAACTTCCCAGAGAATGAGCGAGGCCCCTTCCCCCAGAATATGGTGCAG ATCAGGTCCAGCAATGATAAAGAGGTGAAAATCCTGTACAGCATCACTGGCAATGGGGCAGACCAACCTCCTGTGGGACTCTTCACTGTGGACAAAAACTCTGGGATTCTCTATGTGACCCAGCCTTTGGACAGGGAGAAAAAAGACAAATACATT CTCCTAGCCCATGCTGTTGCCGTGGGTGCAGGTAAGGCTGAGGCACCCATGGAGATCATTGTGAAAGTCATCGACCAAAATGACAACAAACCTGTATTTACCCAAAATCCATTTATGGGAACAGTCCCTGAGGCAGCAAAACCAG GTGATGAGTTCATGCAGGTAACAGCCACTGATGCTGATGAGGAGGGCTCTGCCAATTCTGATGTCAGATACACCATTCtcagtcaggagcctccactACCAAGCCCCAACATGTTTGTCATCAACTCTGTGACTGGAGGGATTCGGGTTAACGCACCTGGGTTGGACAGAGAG AAAATTCTTAAATATACTTTGGAAATCCAAGCTGCTGATATGGAGGGAAATGGCCTTACCAGCTTTGGCAAAGCCATCATTACAGTAACGGACAGCAATGACAACGCGCCACAGTTTGTGACGCCTTCG TACACTGTGTCAGTCCCAGAGAATAAAGTAGATGCCTTGGTGGTGAAAATGCCAGTGACTGATGGGGATGAGCCTCACTCCTCTGCCTGGGCCACCACCTTCAAGATAGTTGACGGGGACCCTGAAGGCCTTTTCAACGTGAGCACAGGCCCTAGCAAGCTGGAAGGCATCATTACGACAGAAAAG CCCCTTGACTTTGAGAAGAACAACAAGTACACTCTGCTGGTCACTGTGGCGAATGAAGTCCCATTTGCCTTCCCTCTGCCCACCTCCACTGCTACTGTTATAGTGAATGTGGAGGATGTGAATGAAGCTCCAGTCTTCAACCCAGTGGCAAAGATTATCAGAAAACCTGAGGACCTCCCTGTGGACAGCGACCTGGTTCTGTACACAGCCACAGACCCAGACACTGCAAGGAATCAGAAAGTCAC ATACAAGATTAAGAATGATGTTGCTGGATGGCTCAGTATCAACAAAGACACTGGGCTGATAAAAGTCAAGACAGACATGGACAGAGAATCCACTTTTGTCCAAGACAACAAATACTCTGTTGTTGTTCTGGGCACTGACAACG ATGAAATCCCAGCAACGGGCACTGGCACCCTTATCATAGAGCTGGAGGATGTGAATGACAACCCTCCAACCATCGACGAGAGGATGATTAAGGTCTGCAACAAGGAGTCCTCCCCACAGCTGCTATCAATCACTGATAAAGACGGAGCGGGCTTCGCTGCTCCATACACTGTACAGCTTCAGGGGTCGTCCCTTTCGAACTGGACTGCCAGAATGAATGACTCAA AAACTGGCATTATCCTGACACTGAAGACTATGTTGGACAGTGGAGATTACACGGTTGTCCTGAGAGTGTCTGACAACCAGGGCCTGCACCAGGAGAGCACCATCCTGGCCTCCGTGTGTGACTGCAAAGGAGCTGATGTCCAGTGCGCCGATAAAGCTGTAGCAGGCTTCGGCCTCTCTAGCATTCTGGGAATTCTAGGAGCCATTTTACTACTCCTAT TGTTGTCTCTTCTGCTGCTCATGTTCCTGAGGAAGAGAGGTGGCGAGAAGAAGGAGCCTCTGCTGCAGGAAGACGATGTCAGGGACAACATCTACTACTACGACGAGGAGGGAGGTGGCGAGGATGACCAG GATTTCGACTTGAGTGTTCTGCACAGAGGTCTGGATAACCGTCCGGATGTTTTCCGTAATGACATCGCTCCAACCATGGCCCGGCCAGAGTATCGCCCACGACCCGCCAACCCAGCCGACATAGGCAACTTCATTGATGAT AACCTGAAGGCAGCTGACAACGACCCCACTGCTCCTCCCTACGACTCCCTCCTGGTGTTTGACTATGAAGGAGGTGGCTCTGAGGCCGGCTCTCTCAGCTCCCTCAACTCCTCCAGCTCAGGAGACGACCAGGACTACGACCTCCTTCAACAGTGGGGCCCGCGCTTCAAGAAGCTGTCTGACATGTACGGAGGAGGAGAGGATTGA